A window of Mucilaginibacter paludis DSM 18603 contains these coding sequences:
- a CDS encoding TonB-dependent receptor, with product MKNYKILGLLALLFGPLGVLAQSKYTLSGTITNKANGETLIGATIRSGAAGTSTNAYGFYSLTLPKGMQQLSISAVGQKAKTITLNLASDQKLDIALEDNTQELQTVTITAPSRNARDLRGAQMGLEKLSIKEIKDIPVLLGERDVVKTLQLLPGIQSAGEGSGGFYVRGGAVDQNLLLLDEATVYNASHLLGFFSTFNSDAIKNVNIYKGDMPARYGGRLSSVMDVQMNDGNNQQTHVSGGIGLIAARLNVEGPIQKDKSSFLISARRTYADVFLKLSKDTDVNRSQLYFYDLNAKVNYVLGSKDRIYLSGYFGKDVLSADKVNGINWGNTTGTLRWNHIFNNQLFSNTSLIYSNYDYTISLRQDVNDYNIYSRIRDWNLKEDLQWFPGDRHTVNFGFNSVYHSIKPGQITASGNAGISSQELQNRFSLDQAIYAADNWKLTDRLSLSYGLRLSAFSILKEQSAKTYLNAEPRIGAAYQLDEQSALKAAYSRNAQNLHLISNSSSGSPVDKWVASTQIIRPELADQLSLGYYRDLSEHRYELTVETYYKKLQNQIDYRNGANIFTNQPIETQLLYGLGRAYGLEMLLKKKTGRLTGWLSYTLSKTQRQIDGINQDDWYNARQDRTHNISLVGIYKLSERWVLSANFVYYTGDAVTFPAGKYQVDGSTYYNYTSRNASRMPAYHRLDLGATKQLKKTKKFSSELSFSLYNAYGNPNAYRIYFRDNKTDPNRTEAVRTTLFTFVPAISYNFKF from the coding sequence ATGAAAAACTACAAAATTTTAGGGCTGCTGGCACTGCTGTTTGGACCGCTGGGCGTTCTGGCACAAAGTAAATACACGCTCAGCGGTACCATCACCAATAAAGCTAATGGCGAAACCCTCATCGGCGCCACCATTCGTAGCGGTGCTGCCGGTACTTCCACCAATGCTTATGGCTTTTATTCACTAACACTACCAAAAGGTATGCAGCAACTCAGCATCAGCGCTGTAGGGCAAAAAGCCAAAACGATCACTCTGAACCTGGCCTCCGATCAAAAGCTGGATATCGCCCTGGAAGATAACACCCAGGAACTACAGACGGTAACCATTACAGCCCCTTCGCGCAATGCCCGTGACCTGCGCGGCGCCCAGATGGGCTTAGAAAAACTCAGCATCAAAGAGATTAAGGACATCCCGGTACTGCTGGGCGAGCGTGATGTAGTTAAAACCCTGCAACTGTTGCCCGGTATCCAGTCTGCAGGCGAAGGCAGCGGCGGCTTTTATGTACGCGGCGGTGCGGTTGACCAGAACCTGCTGCTGCTGGATGAAGCCACGGTATACAACGCTTCGCACCTGCTTGGCTTCTTTTCCACCTTTAACTCCGACGCGATCAAAAATGTGAACATCTACAAAGGTGATATGCCTGCGCGCTACGGCGGGCGCTTATCCTCGGTGATGGATGTGCAAATGAACGATGGCAATAACCAGCAAACCCACGTGAGCGGCGGCATCGGCCTGATTGCTGCCCGGCTCAATGTGGAAGGGCCGATACAAAAAGACAAGTCCTCTTTCCTGATCTCTGCCCGCAGAACTTATGCCGATGTGTTCCTGAAGCTATCCAAAGATACCGATGTGAACCGCAGCCAATTGTACTTTTACGATCTGAACGCCAAGGTTAATTATGTATTGGGTAGCAAAGACCGGATCTATTTGTCGGGTTACTTTGGTAAGGATGTGCTGTCCGCGGATAAAGTGAACGGCATCAATTGGGGCAATACCACCGGCACCCTGCGCTGGAATCATATTTTTAATAACCAGCTTTTTTCCAATACCTCGCTCATCTACAGTAATTATGATTATACCATCAGCCTACGCCAGGATGTGAACGACTATAACATCTATTCGCGTATCCGCGACTGGAACCTGAAAGAAGACCTGCAATGGTTCCCCGGCGACCGGCATACCGTCAACTTCGGCTTCAACAGCGTTTACCACAGCATCAAACCGGGACAAATTACCGCCAGCGGCAATGCAGGGATCAGTTCGCAGGAGCTGCAGAACCGCTTCAGCCTGGACCAGGCGATATACGCAGCCGATAACTGGAAGCTGACCGACCGTTTGAGCCTGAGCTACGGACTGCGGCTCTCGGCCTTTTCTATCTTGAAGGAACAAAGCGCAAAAACCTATTTGAACGCCGAACCGCGCATCGGTGCTGCCTACCAGCTGGATGAGCAAAGCGCGCTCAAGGCGGCCTATTCGCGCAATGCGCAGAACCTGCACCTCATCTCCAATTCAAGTTCCGGCTCGCCGGTGGATAAGTGGGTGGCCAGTACCCAGATCATCCGGCCCGAACTGGCCGACCAGCTTTCGCTCGGTTATTACCGGGACCTGAGCGAACATCGATACGAGCTAACGGTAGAAACCTATTACAAAAAATTGCAGAACCAGATCGACTACCGCAACGGTGCCAATATCTTTACCAACCAGCCCATCGAAACCCAGTTATTGTACGGCCTGGGACGTGCGTACGGGCTGGAGATGCTGCTCAAAAAGAAGACAGGGCGGCTAACCGGCTGGCTGAGTTATACACTGTCGAAAACACAGCGCCAGATTGACGGCATCAACCAGGATGACTGGTATAATGCCCGGCAAGACCGCACGCATAATATTTCGCTGGTGGGCATCTATAAGCTGAGCGAGCGCTGGGTGCTGTCGGCCAACTTTGTTTATTATACCGGCGATGCAGTAACCTTCCCCGCAGGCAAATACCAGGTGGATGGCAGCACGTATTACAACTACACCAGCCGCAATGCCTCGCGCATGCCCGCCTATCACCGGCTGGACCTTGGCGCTACCAAACAGTTGAAGAAAACCAAAAAGTTCTCTTCCGAACTGAGCTTCAGCCTGTATAACGCCTACGGCAACCCGAACGCTTACCGCATCTATTTCCGCGATAACAAAACCGATCCGAACCGCACCGAAGCAGTGCGTACCACCTTGTTCACCTTTGTTCCGGCCATTTCTTACAACTTTAAATTTTAA